One window from the genome of Bradyrhizobium xenonodulans encodes:
- a CDS encoding metal-sensitive transcriptional regulator encodes MRKDIKASVGKRLGRIEGQVRGLSKMVEEDRYCIDIVTQISAVRAALRRVEEEVLKDHVAHCVEHAIASGDKVDQREKIAELMAVIGRAER; translated from the coding sequence ATGCGCAAGGACATCAAGGCATCCGTCGGAAAACGTCTCGGCCGGATCGAGGGGCAGGTTCGCGGCCTCTCGAAAATGGTCGAGGAGGACCGCTACTGCATCGACATCGTGACGCAGATCTCGGCGGTGCGCGCCGCGCTGCGCCGGGTCGAGGAGGAGGTCTTGAAGGACCACGTCGCCCACTGCGTCGAGCACGCCATCGCGAGCGGCGACAAGGTTGATCAGCGCGAGAAGATCGCGGAGCTGATGGCCGTGATCGGACGGGCGGAACGGTAG
- a CDS encoding DUF2244 domain-containing protein, translating into MSTGNEIEREREAQIFSALLTPHRSLNRTGFLAVMLFLSVVSFVTGLVFLMKGAWPVLGFFGLDVLVVWWAFKANFRTARAREEITVTASELRVRRVSHHGQVAEWTFNPLWVRLDMEVDEDFGIEHLYLISRGHQIQLARFLGPDEKASFYKGLVEALNAARRGPTYNPIN; encoded by the coding sequence ATGAGCACAGGCAACGAAATTGAGCGCGAGCGCGAAGCGCAGATCTTCTCCGCGCTGCTGACGCCGCATCGCTCGCTGAACCGCACCGGCTTCCTCGCCGTAATGCTGTTCCTGAGCGTCGTCAGCTTCGTCACCGGTCTCGTCTTCCTGATGAAGGGCGCCTGGCCGGTGCTCGGCTTTTTCGGCCTCGACGTTCTCGTGGTCTGGTGGGCCTTCAAGGCCAATTTCCGCACCGCGCGGGCGCGCGAGGAGATCACGGTCACAGCATCCGAATTGCGGGTGCGCCGCGTCAGCCATCACGGCCAGGTCGCCGAATGGACGTTCAATCCGCTCTGGGTCCGCCTCGACATGGAAGTCGACGAGGACTTTGGCATCGAGCATCTCTATCTGATCTCGCGGGGCCACCAGATCCAGCTCGCCCGCTTCCTGGGACCCGACGAGAAAGCCAGCTTTTACAAAGGCTTGGTCGAGGCGCTGAACGCCGCCCGGCGCGGCCCGACCTACAACCCGATCAACTGA
- a CDS encoding heavy metal translocating P-type ATPase, with translation MNDADHEHHHDGEAHSGCGCSTKAAAAKPAASSCCGGHGDQAPHAHHHGHDHGAAATKVLDPVCGMTVDPATSKHSLTHHGETFHFCSAGCRGKFAADPAKYLAKDKASAPEMPEGTIYTCPMHPEIRQVGPGTCPICGMALEPEVASLETGPNPELADMTRRFWIGGALALPAVVLEMGGHLAGPHNWIDQTLSNWIQLVFATPVVVWAGWPFFVRGWQSLLTRNLNMFTLIAMGTGVAYVYSLIGTIAPQIFPATFRGHEGAVAVYFEAAAVITVLVLLGQVLELRARDATSGAIKALLQLAPKTARRVDADGSEHEVEIDALHAGDRLRVRPGEKVPVDGTILKGRSSLDESLVTGESMPVTKETGAKVIAGTLNQSGGFVMRADKVGRETLLSQIVQMVADAQRSRAPIQRLADQVAGWFVPTVIVVAIAAFAAWAWFGPEPRLAFGLVAAVSVLIIACPCALGLATPMSIMVGVGRGAQGGVLIKNAEALERMEKIDTLVVDKTGTLTEGKPKVVAIVPAAGFAEDELLRIAASVERASEHPLADAIVRAAKEKQLSLSQVEQFDSPTGKGATGKVDGKTIVLGNARYLTSIGVDTKPLDAEAEHLRGDGATVINMAVDGTLAGLLAIADPVKASTPEALKALAAEGIKVIMLTGDNRTTAEAVARRLGIAEVEAEVLPDQKSAVVTKLQKAGRSVAMAGDGVNDAPALAAAEVGIAMGTGTDVAMESAGVTLLKGDLTGIVRARRLSQATMSNIRQNLFFAFIYNAAGIPIAAGILYPAFGVLLSPIIAAAAMALSSVSVVGNALRLRATRL, from the coding sequence ATGAACGACGCGGACCACGAGCATCATCACGACGGGGAAGCGCATTCGGGATGCGGCTGTTCCACGAAGGCTGCGGCGGCGAAGCCGGCGGCCTCCTCCTGTTGCGGCGGACACGGCGATCAAGCCCCCCATGCGCATCATCACGGCCATGACCATGGCGCCGCCGCGACAAAGGTCCTCGATCCCGTCTGCGGCATGACGGTCGATCCCGCGACCTCGAAGCACAGCCTCACGCATCACGGCGAGACCTTCCATTTCTGTTCGGCCGGCTGCCGCGGCAAATTCGCCGCCGATCCGGCAAAGTATCTCGCCAAGGACAAGGCCTCCGCGCCGGAGATGCCTGAGGGCACGATCTACACCTGCCCGATGCATCCGGAGATCCGCCAGGTCGGACCCGGCACCTGCCCGATCTGCGGCATGGCGCTGGAGCCGGAGGTCGCGAGCCTGGAGACCGGTCCCAACCCTGAGCTCGCCGACATGACGCGACGGTTCTGGATCGGCGGCGCGCTGGCGCTGCCGGCCGTGGTGCTGGAGATGGGTGGCCATCTCGCCGGTCCGCACAACTGGATCGACCAGACGCTCTCGAACTGGATCCAGCTCGTCTTCGCGACGCCCGTGGTGGTGTGGGCCGGCTGGCCGTTCTTCGTCCGCGGCTGGCAGTCGCTGCTGACGCGCAACCTCAACATGTTCACACTGATCGCGATGGGCACGGGCGTTGCCTATGTCTACAGCCTGATTGGCACCATCGCGCCGCAGATTTTCCCCGCGACGTTCCGCGGCCATGAAGGCGCGGTTGCCGTCTATTTCGAGGCGGCTGCGGTCATCACCGTGCTGGTGCTGCTCGGCCAGGTGCTGGAGCTGCGGGCGCGCGATGCGACCTCCGGCGCGATCAAGGCGCTGCTCCAGCTGGCCCCGAAGACCGCGCGCCGGGTCGATGCCGATGGCAGCGAGCATGAGGTCGAGATCGACGCGCTTCATGCCGGCGATCGCCTGCGGGTGCGCCCCGGCGAGAAGGTGCCGGTCGACGGAACCATTCTCAAGGGCCGCTCGTCGCTCGACGAATCGCTCGTGACGGGCGAATCCATGCCGGTCACCAAGGAGACCGGCGCCAAGGTCATTGCCGGCACGCTCAACCAGTCCGGCGGCTTCGTCATGCGCGCCGACAAGGTCGGGCGCGAGACGCTGCTGTCGCAGATCGTGCAGATGGTCGCCGACGCGCAACGCTCGCGCGCGCCGATCCAGCGGCTGGCCGATCAGGTCGCAGGCTGGTTCGTGCCCACGGTAATAGTCGTCGCCATCGCCGCCTTCGCCGCCTGGGCCTGGTTCGGGCCGGAGCCGCGGCTTGCCTTTGGTCTCGTCGCCGCCGTCAGCGTGCTCATCATCGCCTGCCCCTGTGCGCTCGGTCTTGCGACCCCGATGTCGATCATGGTCGGCGTCGGCCGCGGCGCGCAAGGCGGCGTGCTGATCAAGAACGCCGAGGCGCTGGAGCGGATGGAGAAGATCGACACGCTGGTGGTCGACAAGACGGGCACGCTGACCGAGGGCAAGCCGAAGGTGGTCGCGATCGTTCCCGCCGCCGGCTTTGCGGAAGACGAGCTGCTCCGTATCGCAGCCAGCGTCGAGCGCGCCAGCGAGCATCCGCTCGCGGATGCCATCGTGCGCGCGGCGAAGGAGAAGCAGCTCAGTCTCAGCCAGGTCGAGCAATTCGATTCGCCGACCGGCAAGGGGGCGACCGGCAAGGTCGATGGCAAGACCATCGTGCTCGGCAATGCCCGATATCTGACGTCGATCGGCGTCGACACCAAACCGCTCGACGCCGAGGCCGAGCACCTGCGTGGCGACGGCGCCACCGTGATCAACATGGCCGTCGACGGCACGCTCGCCGGCCTGCTTGCGATTGCCGATCCGGTCAAGGCCTCGACCCCGGAGGCGCTGAAAGCGCTTGCCGCCGAAGGCATCAAGGTGATCATGCTGACAGGCGACAACCGCACCACGGCGGAGGCGGTGGCGCGACGGCTCGGCATTGCCGAGGTCGAGGCCGAGGTGCTGCCGGACCAGAAGAGCGCGGTGGTGACAAAGCTGCAAAAGGCCGGCCGCAGCGTCGCGATGGCCGGCGACGGCGTCAACGACGCACCGGCGCTGGCGGCCGCCGAAGTCGGCATCGCCATGGGCACCGGCACCGATGTGGCGATGGAGAGCGCCGGCGTCACCCTGCTGAAGGGCGATCTCACCGGCATCGTGCGGGCGCGAAGGCTGTCGCAAGCGACGATGAGCAACATCCGGCAAAACCTGTTCTTTGCGTTCATCTACAACGCCGCCGGCATTCCCATCGCGGCCGGCATCCTCTATCCGGCGTTCGGCGTGCTGCTCTCGCCGATCATCGCAGCGGCAGCGATGGCGCTATCCTCGGTCAGCGTGGTCGGAAATGCGCTGCGGCTACGCGCGACGCGTTTATGA
- the nth gene encoding endonuclease III: MAKITRKPAPRKAPASRKKAKATVAKPKPVKKPVKKSASARKPLKATKPWTPAEVREVFDRFRKANPEPKGELEHVNPFTLLVAVVLSAQATDAGVNKATRALFETADTPQKMLDLGEERLREYIKTIGLYRTKARNVIALSAKVLSEFGGEVPRTRAGIESLPGAGRKTANVVLNMAFGEHTMAVDTHVFRVGNRTGLAPGKTPLEVELGLEKVIPAEFMLHAHHWLILHGRYTCLARKPRCEVCLINDLCRWPEKTV; the protein is encoded by the coding sequence ATGGCGAAAATCACCCGCAAGCCGGCCCCGCGCAAAGCGCCGGCGTCGAGGAAAAAGGCAAAGGCGACTGTTGCGAAGCCCAAGCCCGTCAAGAAGCCCGTCAAAAAATCGGCTTCCGCCAGGAAACCGCTGAAGGCCACAAAACCCTGGACGCCGGCCGAGGTCCGCGAGGTCTTCGACCGTTTCCGCAAGGCCAATCCCGAGCCGAAAGGCGAGCTCGAGCACGTCAATCCCTTCACGCTGCTGGTCGCCGTGGTGCTGTCGGCGCAGGCCACCGACGCCGGGGTCAACAAGGCGACGCGCGCCTTGTTCGAGACCGCCGACACGCCGCAGAAGATGCTCGACCTCGGCGAAGAGCGTCTTCGCGAGTACATCAAGACCATCGGCCTCTATCGCACCAAGGCCAGGAACGTAATCGCGCTGTCGGCAAAGGTGCTCAGTGAGTTCGGCGGCGAGGTGCCGCGCACGCGCGCGGGAATCGAGTCACTGCCGGGAGCCGGGCGGAAAACCGCCAATGTCGTGCTCAACATGGCCTTCGGCGAGCACACCATGGCGGTCGACACGCACGTCTTCCGCGTCGGCAACCGTACCGGGCTCGCGCCCGGCAAGACGCCGCTCGAAGTCGAGCTTGGCCTGGAGAAGGTGATCCCGGCCGAGTTCATGCTGCATGCGCATCATTGGCTGATCCTGCACGGCCGCTATACCTGCCTCGCGCGCAAGCCGCGCTGCGAGGTTTGCCTGATCAACGATCTCTGCCGGTGGCCGGAGAAGACGGTCTGA
- the nikR gene encoding nickel-responsive transcriptional regulator NikR, whose translation MQRITITIEDDLLAEIDAAAEARGYQNRSEIIRDLARAGLQQSTEDTAQTGPCVAGLVYVYDHAARDLSKRLVQEFHGHHDLALATLHVHLDDDNCMEMTALRGDAGEVRHFADHIIAERGVRYGRVVMIPTGEGKPAKARKHGHRHD comes from the coding sequence ATGCAGCGAATCACGATCACGATCGAGGACGATCTCTTGGCGGAGATCGATGCTGCGGCAGAGGCGCGCGGCTATCAGAACCGCTCCGAGATCATCCGCGATCTCGCCCGCGCCGGGCTCCAGCAATCGACCGAGGACACCGCGCAGACCGGCCCCTGCGTCGCCGGCCTCGTCTATGTCTACGACCACGCCGCCCGCGATCTCTCAAAACGTCTGGTGCAGGAATTCCACGGTCATCACGACCTTGCGCTGGCGACCCTGCACGTCCATCTCGACGACGACAATTGCATGGAGATGACGGCGCTGCGCGGCGACGCCGGCGAGGTCCGGCATTTCGCCGACCACATCATCGCCGAACGCGGCGTGCGTTATGGGCGCGTGGTGATGATCCCGACAGGAGAGGGCAAGCCGGCGAAAGCAAGGAAGCACGGGCATAGGCACGATTAG
- a CDS encoding sulfite exporter TauE/SafE family protein: MTLADFLPKDVSLTIAMALCAVAFVSGTARGFSGFGSALIFMPLASSIAAPRLVAALLLVIDFVAAAPLLPEAWRKADRKATAVIVLGALVGVPLGTYYLSVLEPVTTRWIISGFVAALLLLLLSGWRYRGKGHAWLSVGIGGLSGFCSGLAQTGGPPIVGYWLGRPIAPVVARANILLFFGASDFFSMVSYATTGLISRESLVLSLIVGPVYAIGVAFGASLFGRASEKVFRAICYGLIAIAVIAGLPVLDGVLR, encoded by the coding sequence ATGACCCTGGCTGACTTTCTCCCGAAGGACGTCAGCCTCACCATTGCGATGGCGCTCTGCGCCGTCGCTTTCGTTTCGGGTACCGCGCGCGGCTTCTCCGGCTTCGGCTCGGCCCTGATCTTCATGCCGCTGGCGAGCAGCATCGCGGCGCCACGTCTCGTTGCCGCCTTGCTTCTCGTCATCGATTTTGTCGCGGCCGCGCCGCTGCTGCCCGAGGCCTGGCGCAAGGCCGACCGCAAGGCCACCGCCGTGATCGTGCTGGGCGCGCTGGTCGGCGTTCCCCTCGGCACCTATTACCTCAGCGTGCTCGAGCCCGTCACGACGCGCTGGATCATCTCCGGCTTCGTCGCAGCGCTGTTGCTCCTGCTGCTATCGGGCTGGCGCTATCGCGGCAAGGGCCACGCCTGGCTCTCGGTCGGCATCGGCGGCCTCTCCGGCTTCTGTAGCGGCCTTGCGCAGACCGGCGGCCCGCCGATCGTCGGCTATTGGCTCGGCCGCCCCATCGCGCCGGTCGTCGCGCGCGCCAATATCCTGCTGTTCTTCGGCGCGTCGGATTTCTTCTCGATGGTCAGCTACGCGACGACGGGCCTGATCAGCCGCGAATCGCTGGTGCTCTCGCTGATCGTCGGCCCGGTCTATGCGATCGGCGTCGCCTTCGGCGCCTCGCTGTTCGGCCGCGCCAGCGAAAAGGTGTTTCGCGCGATTTGCTACGGGTTGATCGCGATAGCGGTGATCGCGGGGCTGCCGGTGCTGGACGGTGTGTTGCGGTAG
- a CDS encoding flavin monoamine oxidase family protein yields MTITRRGFLSASAGFAAMPVLRATAAPLPREADIVVIGAGAAGIAAARRIMATGRKVVVVEAASQVGGRCITDTTTFDTPFDRGARWMHNPETNPMIRLARSAGLDVLPAPAGQKMRIGRRNARAGETEEFLAALVRANRAIDEAARGKLDTACGSVLPKDLGDWAGAAEFMLGASFAGKDLKELSAIDKARAQDRNAAIACRQGLGTLITRLGEQVPVALATSASRIVWSNRDVSVETPSGKIAARAAIVTVSTNVLTSGAIKFGPDMPKRTLDAVSKLTLGSYDHIVLQLPGNPLGLSRDDILIEQSSSTRTALMFANIGGSSLCSIDVGGSFGRDLSEQGEKAMIAFAKEWITKLFGSEAAAVVQKASATRWNASPFVMGAMSASSPGGQLSRRVLAEPIGNMFLAGEATHETLWGTVDGAWESGERAADAALRKIGALKDEPADVPTQSTKKRRAPRQ; encoded by the coding sequence ATGACAATCACGCGCCGCGGCTTCCTATCGGCGTCGGCGGGGTTTGCCGCGATGCCGGTCCTGCGCGCGACTGCCGCACCCCTGCCGCGTGAGGCTGACATCGTCGTGATCGGCGCGGGGGCAGCCGGTATCGCTGCAGCGCGGCGCATCATGGCGACGGGCCGCAAGGTCGTGGTGGTGGAAGCGGCCTCGCAGGTCGGCGGCCGCTGTATCACCGACACGACGACCTTCGACACGCCGTTCGATCGCGGCGCGCGCTGGATGCACAATCCCGAGACCAATCCGATGATCCGGCTGGCGCGCAGTGCCGGGCTCGACGTGCTGCCGGCGCCGGCCGGCCAGAAGATGCGCATCGGCCGCCGCAATGCCCGCGCCGGCGAGACCGAAGAGTTTCTCGCCGCCTTGGTGCGTGCCAACCGCGCCATCGACGAGGCTGCGCGCGGCAAGCTGGATACGGCCTGCGGCTCGGTGCTGCCGAAGGATCTCGGCGACTGGGCCGGTGCGGCCGAATTCATGCTCGGCGCGAGCTTTGCCGGCAAGGACCTGAAAGAGTTGTCGGCGATCGACAAGGCGCGCGCGCAGGACCGCAACGCCGCGATCGCCTGTCGCCAGGGCTTGGGTACGCTGATCACAAGGCTCGGCGAGCAGGTGCCGGTCGCGCTGGCGACATCGGCGAGCCGCATCGTCTGGAGCAATCGCGACGTCAGCGTGGAAACCCCGAGCGGGAAGATCGCCGCGCGCGCCGCCATCGTCACGGTGTCGACCAATGTGCTGACGTCAGGCGCGATCAAGTTCGGGCCCGATATGCCCAAGCGCACGCTCGATGCCGTGTCGAAGCTCACGCTCGGCAGCTATGATCACATCGTGCTGCAACTGCCGGGCAATCCGCTCGGGCTCTCGCGCGACGACATTCTCATCGAGCAGAGCAGTTCGACCCGCACGGCGCTCATGTTTGCCAATATCGGCGGCTCCTCGTTGTGCTCGATCGATGTCGGCGGCTCATTCGGCCGCGATCTCTCCGAGCAGGGCGAGAAGGCGATGATCGCGTTCGCGAAGGAGTGGATCACGAAGCTGTTCGGCAGCGAGGCGGCGGCCGTCGTGCAGAAAGCCAGCGCCACGCGCTGGAACGCCTCGCCCTTCGTGATGGGGGCGATGTCGGCGTCCTCACCCGGCGGTCAGCTCTCGCGCAGGGTTTTGGCGGAGCCGATCGGCAACATGTTCCTGGCCGGCGAAGCCACGCACGAGACGCTGTGGGGCACCGTCGACGGCGCCTGGGAAAGCGGCGAGCGCGCGGCGGATGCCGCGCTGCGCAAGATCGGCGCGCTCAAGGACGAGCCGGCGGATGTGCCGACGCAATCGACCAAGAAGCGTCGCGCGCCGAGGCAGTAG
- a CDS encoding 2,3-bisphosphoglycerate-dependent phosphoglycerate mutase: MSERLLVLVRHGQSEWNLKNLFTGWKDPDLTELGVKEATEAGRKLKAKGLVFDVAYTSVLTRAQHTLDLILGELDQKGLPTMKDLALNERDYGDLSGLNKDDARKKWGEDQVLIWRRSYDVPPPGGESLKDTLARALPYYVQEILPGVLNGKRTLVAAHGNSLRALIMVLEKLSPEGILKRELATGVPIIYRLNADSTVESKLDLAG, from the coding sequence ATGAGCGAACGTCTTCTCGTGCTCGTGCGCCACGGCCAGAGCGAATGGAATCTGAAGAACCTGTTCACCGGCTGGAAGGACCCCGATCTGACCGAGCTCGGCGTGAAGGAAGCCACGGAAGCCGGCCGCAAGCTGAAGGCGAAAGGACTCGTGTTCGACGTCGCCTACACCTCGGTGCTGACGCGCGCGCAGCACACGCTCGATCTCATCCTCGGCGAGCTCGATCAGAAAGGCCTGCCGACGATGAAGGACCTCGCGCTGAACGAGCGCGATTACGGCGATCTCTCCGGCCTCAACAAGGACGACGCGCGCAAGAAATGGGGCGAGGACCAGGTGCTGATCTGGCGCCGCTCCTACGACGTGCCGCCGCCCGGCGGCGAAAGCCTCAAGGACACGCTGGCGCGGGCACTGCCGTACTACGTTCAGGAAATTCTGCCCGGTGTGCTCAACGGCAAGCGCACGCTGGTCGCCGCCCACGGCAATTCGCTGCGCGCGCTGATCATGGTGCTGGAAAAGCTGTCGCCGGAAGGCATCTTGAAGCGCGAGCTCGCCACCGGTGTGCCGATCATCTACCGGCTCAATGCGGATTCGACCGTGGAGTCGAAGCTGGATCTGGCAGGATAG
- a CDS encoding YiiX/YebB-like N1pC/P60 family cysteine hydrolase, which produces MGTVLDSVGKLIAAYLSKEVPGYEPFTPSDPEHLRGVIEPGDVLLVEGNNRISGIIKYLTQSTWSHAALYVGPIEGAEEPDGEPHVLIEANIGEGVTSAPLSKYFPYHTRVCRPVGLSYEDRTTVCRYAINRIGFGYDTKNIVDLMRFLFPLPIPQRWRRRMIAIGSGDPTKIICSALIAQAFDAVRYPILPKITKAGSRAARREILHIRDSSLYMPRDFDISPYFEVVKPTIVHGFDYTALHWADKQKPLEEVAGTFSVFPETLRAPPLVPEAIDEEAPAEVAAEKVMREAAAEMDAAYSEHFVLLNELATYRARRRADAREVAA; this is translated from the coding sequence ATGGGGACGGTCCTGGACTCAGTCGGCAAGCTGATTGCCGCGTACCTCTCGAAGGAGGTGCCGGGCTACGAGCCGTTCACGCCGAGCGACCCCGAGCATCTGCGCGGCGTCATCGAGCCGGGCGACGTGCTGCTGGTCGAGGGCAACAACCGCATCTCCGGCATCATCAAATATCTGACGCAGTCGACCTGGTCCCATGCCGCGCTCTATGTCGGGCCGATCGAGGGGGCGGAAGAGCCCGACGGCGAGCCGCACGTGCTGATCGAGGCCAATATCGGCGAAGGCGTCACCTCGGCGCCGCTGTCGAAATATTTCCCGTATCATACCCGCGTTTGCCGTCCGGTCGGACTGTCCTATGAGGACCGCACCACGGTCTGCCGCTATGCCATCAACCGCATTGGCTTCGGCTACGACACCAAGAACATCGTCGACCTGATGCGCTTCCTGTTTCCACTGCCGATACCGCAGCGCTGGCGGCGGCGCATGATCGCGATCGGCTCGGGTGACCCCACCAAGATCATCTGCTCGGCGCTGATCGCGCAGGCGTTCGATGCCGTGCGCTATCCGATCCTGCCGAAGATCACCAAGGCCGGCAGCCGCGCCGCCCGCCGGGAGATCCTGCACATCCGCGATTCCTCGCTCTACATGCCCCGCGACTTCGATATCTCGCCCTATTTCGAAGTCGTCAAACCCACCATCGTGCACGGTTTCGACTACACCGCCCTGCACTGGGCCGACAAGCAGAAGCCGCTCGAGGAGGTAGCGGGCACATTCAGTGTGTTTCCAGAAACGCTCCGTGCGCCGCCGCTCGTTCCTGAGGCGATTGACGAAGAGGCGCCGGCTGAAGTTGCGGCTGAGAAAGTGATGCGCGAGGCGGCCGCCGAGATGGACGCCGCCTATTCCGAGCATTTCGTGCTGCTGAACGAGCTTGCGACGTACCGCGCGCGGCGCCGCGCAGACGCGCGCGAGGTCGCGGCGTAG
- a CDS encoding sulfate transporter family protein, which translates to MLDAAVKALSQMMSPSMRSILWRSIGLALVLITVLAIGLQRLLSWFATYGEAWLEGLLGPGWHSSLEVLSWIVSIAAGLGVVFGGVFLMPAITSLVASLFVDDVADIVEREHYPAERPGVALPFSQAIYEGVKTALLTILVYLIALPLVLFAGAGFLIFFLAAAWLLGREYFELAAMRFRPPEEAKAMRRDNAATIFTAGLFIAAFVSIPIVNLATPIFGMAFMVHMHKRLSGPRPELIEPARQMR; encoded by the coding sequence ATGCTGGATGCCGCCGTGAAGGCGCTGTCGCAAATGATGTCGCCGTCGATGCGCTCGATCCTGTGGCGATCGATCGGGCTCGCATTGGTGTTGATCACCGTGCTGGCGATCGGCTTGCAGCGGCTGCTGAGCTGGTTTGCGACCTATGGCGAGGCCTGGCTGGAGGGCCTGCTCGGGCCGGGCTGGCATTCCTCGCTCGAAGTGCTGTCTTGGATCGTCTCGATCGCGGCCGGCCTTGGCGTCGTGTTCGGCGGCGTGTTCCTGATGCCTGCGATCACCTCGCTGGTGGCGAGCCTGTTCGTCGACGACGTCGCCGACATCGTCGAGCGCGAGCACTATCCCGCCGAGCGGCCGGGCGTCGCGCTGCCGTTCAGCCAGGCGATCTACGAGGGCGTCAAGACCGCGCTGCTGACGATCCTGGTCTATCTGATCGCGTTGCCGCTGGTGCTGTTCGCCGGCGCCGGATTCCTCATCTTCTTCCTGGCTGCTGCCTGGCTGCTCGGGCGCGAATATTTCGAGCTCGCGGCGATGCGCTTCCGCCCGCCGGAAGAGGCCAAGGCGATGCGGCGCGACAATGCCGCGACCATCTTCACCGCCGGTCTCTTTATCGCGGCCTTCGTCTCGATCCCGATCGTGAATCTGGCGACGCCGATCTTCGGCATGGCCTTCATGGTCCACATGCACAAGCGGCTATCGGGACCGCGGCCGGAGCTGATCGAGCCGGCGCGGCAGATGCGGTAA
- a CDS encoding bifunctional helix-turn-helix domain-containing protein/methylated-DNA--[protein]-cysteine S-methyltransferase, translating to MMTLAIHDQRLAKPGPQDAALRDYDSVRRAIAFISENWRTQPAIEAMADAAGVTPDELHHLFRRWASITPKAFMQALTLDHAKGLLRDSASILDAALDSGLSGPGRLHDLFVTHEAMSPGEWKNGGAGLTLRYGFHPSPFGTAIVIATDRGLSGLAFADPGEEKAALADMTRRWRNATYVEDHDGTAPLAARIFDTKLWRPDQPLRVVMIGTDFEVRVWETLLKIPMGRAVSYSDIACNINSPKASRAVGAAVGKNPVSFVVPCHRALGKSGTLTGYHWGITRKQAMLGWEAGQLGMQ from the coding sequence ATGATGACACTCGCCATACATGACCAGCGCCTGGCCAAGCCGGGCCCCCAGGACGCCGCGCTGCGGGACTATGATTCCGTGCGCCGGGCGATCGCCTTCATCTCGGAGAACTGGCGCACGCAGCCGGCCATCGAGGCGATGGCCGACGCGGCCGGCGTCACGCCGGATGAGTTGCACCATCTGTTCCGCCGCTGGGCCTCGATCACGCCGAAGGCCTTTATGCAGGCGCTCACCCTCGACCACGCCAAGGGTCTGCTGCGGGATTCCGCGAGCATCCTCGACGCGGCGCTCGACTCCGGCCTGTCGGGTCCGGGCCGGCTGCACGATCTCTTCGTCACCCACGAAGCGATGTCGCCGGGCGAATGGAAGAACGGCGGCGCCGGCCTCACCTTGCGCTACGGCTTCCATCCCTCGCCGTTCGGCACGGCCATCGTGATCGCGACCGACCGCGGCCTGTCGGGCCTCGCCTTCGCCGACCCCGGCGAAGAAAAGGCAGCGCTCGCCGACATGACCCGGCGCTGGCGGAACGCGACCTATGTCGAGGACCACGACGGCACCGCCCCGCTCGCGGCGCGCATCTTCGATACAAAGCTGTGGCGGCCGGATCAGCCGCTGCGCGTCGTGATGATCGGCACCGATTTCGAGGTACGGGTGTGGGAGACGCTGCTGAAGATCCCGATGGGCCGCGCGGTGTCCTATTCGGACATCGCCTGCAACATCAACAGCCCGAAGGCCTCGCGCGCCGTCGGCGCTGCGGTCGGCAAGAACCCGGTCTCGTTCGTCGTGCCCTGCCACCGCGCACTCGGCAAGAGCGGCACGCTCACCGGCTATCACTGGGGCATCACGCGCAAACAGGCAATGCTGGGCTGGGAGGCCGGGCAGTTGGGGATGCAGTGA